A region of the Drosophila ananassae strain 14024-0371.13 chromosome XL, ASM1763931v2, whole genome shotgun sequence genome:
AGTGTTTTCCGCACCTATCACAATCCCACGTACTTCTCGAGACGCCTATTTCGCTTTGCCGACATCTACACCAGCGACATTACGAACCTGCTCAAGTTCTCCACCACCCACACCTTTTATCCCCGACGGGGCGTGATGCCCCACGAATATGCCTCCCACTTTATTTAAATGGACGCCCGTTAGGAAGATGCTCAGATTagtttttaagtaaaaaagTGCCAGTGTTGATTGCTTGTAGCTCGaaactagtgaatttatagcCTGTATATCGTTATTTACATTGTTGCTCAATAAAATCGTTGTAATAGTTCAAGAAAACCACTTTTCTAGTCTCTGGAACTCGTATTTATCGAATTGTCTGCCTTGAATGGAAATCTACAGGTCTGGGGGTATTTATTCTGAATAATTTGTTCACTTTTCACAATTATCGACAGTTGGCTGTCTTCTAATCGTATTTGTGGAATCTCTACTCGAGTGTTGtgcaaataatttaaaaattaaacaaataagcAGCTGCAATCGGATATTCTTTGAAGAGATAACACaatttatcaaataaaatGATTTCAGCAACCATAAAACCACTAAAATGctcacaaaaatataaatattttttaaactaagTGTAAAATTCTGATTTTTGATCAATAAAAGCTATAAtcttcatttttttaactattaaaaaaaggcGCCTAAAAAATACCatcaatatataaacatacaAAGTTTCATTCATACACTATAGGAATAGATTTATATGCCATAGATTTATAGGAAAATCACTTATTTAGTTTAAACAACCcattaattttaatggaaacttaaaaacaaaatataaaaaatactgaaaataTATCGATGGCTGTCAACTATCGATATCTGTAGGGTGGCAACCCTAGTGAAAAAGTATGACCAGCTATCGGTTGGAATGGCCGATAATTTAATGCAGCCCTGGTCAAGTTTTTTGTGCCATAAACCCGCAAACCGAGCTGGTCTCTTTCTTTTTAACCTCACGACTTTGCAAGGTACGTACGCTCCACGTGGATCTCCCTGAATTAACAAAATAATGCAATAAAATAGCCGAAAATAAGTCGGGAAACCTTATTGGCATTGTCAGCAGTCATTGATTTGTGCGTTTTGCGAAAATTTCCAGTTGCGGAAACCAAAATATAGTGTTCGGGATTATAGTTGACAAATCAATGTACGCATGAAAATGGCGGCGCAAATGGAGCTTGAATTGGCAAACTTACTAACTTACATTATGTTTCACTTCTTCCAGAGACAATGGCGGTGCGTTACGAGCTGTGCATCGGCCTCAACAAGGGCCACAAGACCACCAAGGTCAAGAATGTGAAATACACCGGTGACAAGAAAGTTAAGGGTCTGAGGGGTTCCCGCTTGAAGAACGTAAGTAAACTAATTCCTtatgtttattaaattaattacttaTCCAAATGTGTTTTTCGCCTTTTACAGATCCAGACCCGTCACACCAAGTTCATGCGCGATCTGGTGCGTGAGGTGGTGGGCCATGCTCCCTACGAGAAGCGCACCATGGAGTTGCTGAAGGTGTCCAAGGATAAGCGTGCTCTGAAGTTCCTGAAGCGCCGCTTGGGCACACACATCCGTGCCAAGAGGAAGCGTGAGGAGCTGTCCAACATCCTCACCCAGCTGAGGAAGGCCCAGACCCACGCCAAGTAAACGGATTCGCAGATCGCAAGATGATGCACCACGACGGCAAACAAAAGGATTGTGCGACGCTCGCGTGCGATGTACCGACATTTGCCTGCCgcccatattttttttgttgtttttgtgcatAATCACTATCCAAATTACTTGGGAGCAAGTCGAAGCGTCCCagaattaaacaaaaaacatttaaaaaccCTTAAAGCAcatgtgtttatttttttcaagtgtttaACCTCACAAAAAAACGATGGCGAAGCTATCTCCGTGGTGTAAATGGCAAA
Encoded here:
- the LOC6504026 gene encoding 60S ribosomal protein L36 isoform X2, which produces MAVRYELCIGLNKGHKTTKVKNVKYTGDKKVKGLRGSRLKNIQTRHTKFMRDLVREVVGHAPYEKRTMELLKVSKDKRALKFLKRRLGTHIRAKRKREELSNILTQLRKAQTHAK
- the LOC6504026 gene encoding 60S ribosomal protein L36 isoform X1 — its product is MADNLMQPWSSFLCHKPANRAGLFLFNLTTLQETMAVRYELCIGLNKGHKTTKVKNVKYTGDKKVKGLRGSRLKNIQTRHTKFMRDLVREVVGHAPYEKRTMELLKVSKDKRALKFLKRRLGTHIRAKRKREELSNILTQLRKAQTHAK